One Rosa chinensis cultivar Old Blush chromosome 3, RchiOBHm-V2, whole genome shotgun sequence DNA window includes the following coding sequences:
- the LOC112194499 gene encoding uncharacterized protein LOC112194499, whose translation MVTPRFAGPFEVSDVVGEHSYRVALPAKLSGVRDVFHISVLKKNHEDASHVLNWKDLKIHKDLSYDERMVRIVDEKEQILPGRSIRLVKVFWQYHGIEEATCELETQVMAKYPDLFVL comes from the exons ATGG TCACTCCGCGGTTTGCTGGTCCTTTTGAGGTTTCGGATGTAGTTGGTGAACATTCTTATCGAGTAGCTCTTCCAGCTAAACTATCCGGTGTCCGTGATGTATTCCATATCTCTGTTTTGAAGAAAAACCATGAAGATGCTTCACATGTTTTGAATTGGAAAGATTTGAAAATTCACAAAGATCTATCCTATGACGAGAGGATGGTTAGAATTGTTgatgaaaaagaacaaattcTTCCTGGTAGGAGCATTCGCTTGGTGAAAGTGTTCTGGCAGTATCATGGGATCGAGGAAGCAACATGCGAGTTGGAGACTCAAGTCATGGCTAAATATCCAGATTTGTTTGTGCTTTAG